A single window of Sebastes umbrosus isolate fSebUmb1 chromosome 16, fSebUmb1.pri, whole genome shotgun sequence DNA harbors:
- the coch gene encoding cochlin: MSQLSVLLPLTGLFFWISSTSGSESSVPYPVTCGMRGADLMEDGVLVLCPPDCTQWRVSVFGTGVYASVSSVCGAAVHRGVLGASGGAVRVHKELGQMNYLSSYAHGVKSQPLSRWTASFSLTKPVNVPLELTSETSSAALPAAALPAKKPQKKPSVKKALTGGNKDCQMDIAMVIDSSNNIGQRRFNLQKNFVAKLAAMLRVGSTGPHIGVIQASDSPKTEFLLTNYTQPKELLFAIKELAYLGGDTNTGKAIMHTAETFFTQENGGRRGHPRVMAVLIDGWPSDDLEQAAMLARESGINVFLVSVAKPAPEELATVRDKDFTKKAVCKDNGFFSYLIPSWFSTTKHVKPLAQRLCSLDGLLCSKTCYNSVNIGFLIDGSSSVGDGNFQLVLEFLAGIAKNFDISDVGARIGAVQFTYDQRLEFGLFDYSNKEDSINALGRIPYMSGGTATGAAISYTTQNLFRRTGPGRNFLIVVTDGQSYDDVRLPAMAAQNQGITMYSVGVAWAPMEDLRAMSSEPKDSHTLFTREFTGLAEFIPQLVRSICRDFTENN; this comes from the exons ATGTCTCAGCTGTCTGTCCTGCTGCCTCTCACAG GCCTTTTCTTCTGGATCTCCTCAACGTCTGGCTCAGAATCCAGTG TGCCGTACCCGGTGACCTGTGGGATGCGTGGCGCTGACCTGATGGAGGACGGCGTGCTGGTTCTGTGTCCTCCAGACTGCACCCAGTGGAGGGTGTCGGTGTTTGGGACGGGGGTCTACGCCTCCGTCTCCTCCGTCTGTGGCGCCGCCGTCCACAG GGGGGTTCTGGGTGCGTCCGGCGGCGCCGTCAGAGTTCACAAGGAGCTCGGACAAATGAACTACTTGAGCTCCTACGCCCACGGCGTCAAATCACAGCCCCTGTCCCGCTGGACCGCCTCCTTCAGCCTCACCA AACCTGTTAACGTCCCACTGGAGTTGACCAGTGAAACCAGTAGCGCAGCTCTACCTGCAGCCGCTCTACCAG caaagaaaccacagaagaagcCCTCAGTGAAGAAAGCTCTGACAGGCGGGAATAAAG actgtCAGATGGATATCGCCATGGTGAtcgacagcagcaacaacatcgGGCAGCGGAGGTTCAACCTGCAGAAGAACTTCGTCGCCAAACTGGCGGCCATGTTGAGAGTCGGATCAACGGGACCACATATAGGAGTGATCCAGGCcag TGATTCTCCCAAGACTGAGTTCTTACTGACCAACTACACTCAACCTAAAGAGCTGCTGTTTGCCATCAAGGAACTGGCCTACCTGGGAGGAGACACCAACACAg GTAAAGCCATCATGCACACGGCGGAGACCTTCTTCACCCAGGAGAACGGCGGGAGGCGGGGTCACCCCCGGGTGATGGCGGTGCTGATCGACGGCTGGCCGTCCGACGACCTGGAGCAGGCGGCCATGTTGGCCAGAGAGTCCGGCATCAACGTCTTCCTGGTGTCCGTGGCCAAACCGGCGCCCGAGGAGCTCGCCACGGTGCGAGACAAGGACTTCACGAAGAAG GCGGTGTGTAAAGACAACGGTTTCTTCAGTTATTTGATCCCGAGCTGGTTCAGCACCACCAAACATGTCAAACCTCTCGCTCAGAGACTCTGCTCGCTGGACGGCCTGCTCTGCA gtAAAACCTGCTACAACTCGGTGAACATCGGCTTCCTCATCGACGGCTCCTCCAGCGTCGGAGACGGAAACTTCCAGCTGGTCCTCGAATTCCTGGCAGGAATCGCCAAAAACTTTGACATCTCAGACGTCGGTGCTCGCATCG GTGCGGTGCAGTTCACCTACGATCAGCGGCTGGAGTTTGGCCTGTTTGACTACTCCAACAAAGAGGACTCCATCAACGCCCTGGGGAGGATCCCCTACATGAGCGGAGGAACGGCCACCGGAGCCGCCATCAGCTACACCACCCAAAACCTGTTCAG GCGGACGGGACCAGGCCGCAACTTCCTCATTGTGGTGACAGACGGACAATCGTATGACGACGTCAGACTTCCGGCGATGGCTGCACAGAACCAAG GCATCACCATGTACTCGGTGGGCGTGGCCTGGGCACCCATGGAAGACCTCAGAGCGATGTCGTCGGAGCCGAAGGACAGCCACACCCTCTTCACCAGAGAGTTCACCGGCCTCGCCGAGTTCATCCCTCAGCTGGTCCGAAGCATCTGCCGAGACTTCACGGAGAACAactaa